In the Streptomyces sp. cg36 genome, one interval contains:
- a CDS encoding GNAT family N-acetyltransferase, translating to MNATAVLAAPATVAAPALVLRPWRADDIPELIEAYRDPALRRGASGPLESEDDVRRWLRFQERGWAAGDRFGFAVLESGDGTDPSGPLRLVGNVSLREVAPGRAAAEVGYWTHAAARGRAVAPRALGALTDWAFATFRAGGLERLELLHQEDNHASCRVAHKSGYAFERVLPASPPRFPLDGHLHVRHAPA from the coding sequence ATGAACGCCACCGCCGTACTCGCGGCCCCCGCCACCGTGGCCGCGCCCGCGCTCGTACTGCGCCCCTGGCGCGCCGACGACATCCCCGAACTCATCGAGGCGTACCGGGATCCCGCGCTGCGGCGCGGGGCGAGCGGCCCGCTGGAGAGCGAGGACGACGTGCGCCGGTGGCTGCGGTTCCAGGAGCGGGGATGGGCGGCGGGCGACCGGTTCGGCTTCGCCGTCCTCGAATCCGGCGACGGCACGGACCCGAGCGGGCCGCTCCGGCTGGTCGGCAATGTGTCGCTCCGGGAAGTCGCCCCCGGCCGGGCGGCGGCCGAGGTCGGCTACTGGACGCACGCGGCGGCCCGTGGACGGGCGGTCGCGCCCCGCGCGCTGGGAGCGCTCACCGACTGGGCGTTCGCCACCTTCCGGGCAGGCGGACTGGAACGGCTCGAACTCCTCCACCAGGAGGACAACCACGCGTCCTGCCGCGTCGCGCACAAGAGCGGCTACGCCTTCGAACGCGTGCTGCCCGCATCGCCGCCGCGGTTCCCGCTCGACGGGCACCTCCACGTCCGGCACGCGCCCGCCTGA
- a CDS encoding TSUP family transporter, translating into MNVVVMLTGIGLLTGVTTVLFGFGGGFVAVPVVVWADAVLGPDALRVATATSALVMVVNAGFATAVTPRRVLLALRGSGPLLLLLAAGAGAGALATRLAPAGPTRWAFVAYVTVTLADLVLRPGFLRAHRRAGEAAVAPRPLPAALGAPVGAVAAFLGVGGSVMTVPALRRAGHPMRVATALANPLTFAIALPATAVSLLAAGLPAAPHAGAHLVGLVDVRAASALLLGALPVIALLRRRPPRIPERAHAWAYVGLLALVGGAMAL; encoded by the coding sequence ATGAACGTTGTCGTGATGTTGACCGGGATCGGGCTCCTCACCGGGGTGACGACCGTGCTGTTCGGCTTCGGCGGCGGTTTCGTCGCGGTCCCGGTCGTGGTGTGGGCGGACGCCGTGCTCGGCCCGGACGCGCTGCGCGTGGCCACCGCCACCTCCGCGCTCGTGATGGTGGTGAACGCGGGGTTCGCCACGGCCGTCACGCCCAGGCGGGTCCTTCTCGCGCTGCGCGGCAGCGGCCCGCTGCTGCTCCTGCTGGCGGCCGGAGCGGGTGCCGGTGCGCTCGCCACCCGTCTCGCCCCCGCAGGTCCCACCCGCTGGGCGTTCGTCGCGTACGTGACCGTGACCCTCGCCGACCTGGTGCTGCGCCCCGGATTCCTGCGTGCGCACCGCCGCGCCGGGGAAGCGGCCGTCGCCCCGCGCCCGCTGCCCGCCGCGCTGGGCGCGCCGGTGGGCGCCGTCGCGGCCTTCCTCGGGGTGGGCGGCAGCGTCATGACCGTGCCCGCGCTGCGCCGGGCCGGGCACCCGATGCGGGTGGCGACCGCCCTGGCCAACCCGCTCACCTTCGCCATCGCGCTCCCCGCCACGGCGGTGTCCCTGCTCGCCGCCGGGCTCCCCGCCGCCCCGCACGCCGGGGCGCACCTCGTGGGGCTCGTCGACGTGCGCGCGGCCTCGGCGCTGCTCCTGGGCGCGCTGCCGGTCATCGCCCTGCTGCGGCGCCGCCCGCCGCGCATACCCGAGCGCGCCCACGCCTGGGCGTATGTGGGGCTGCTCGCGCTGGTGGGCGGCGCGATGGCGCTGTAG
- a CDS encoding alpha/beta hydrolase, which produces MDHGRAAADGGDGPTDADVAGAPALDPELAAALAAAGPAATEPYTPGNLAARQARDAAVRPRPSLRDLRADGRFQVEEVRVPGAAGDPDVTVVSARPAGAAGPLPLLYYLHGGGMISGNAHSVLPRLLREWSEPLGLAVVSVEYRLAPGTRYPGPLEDCYAALVWAAEHAPALGVDPRRIVVGGKSAGGGLAAALALLTRDRGGPEPLAQLLLCPMLDDRGDTVSSRQMAGRDTWDRTSNATAWQALLGDRYGAPDLPAHAAPARATDLAGLPPAYLDVGSAETFRDETVAYAHALWRSGGQAELHVWPGAFHGFDTLAPRARLSREARETRTRWLRRVLADGRLPSRGSRRIWAAGNGR; this is translated from the coding sequence ATGGATCACGGGCGAGCGGCTGCCGACGGCGGGGACGGGCCGACGGACGCCGACGTCGCCGGGGCGCCCGCTCTCGACCCCGAACTGGCCGCGGCGCTGGCCGCGGCGGGGCCCGCGGCGACCGAGCCGTACACCCCCGGGAACCTGGCGGCCCGGCAGGCGCGGGACGCAGCCGTCCGGCCCAGGCCGAGTCTGCGGGACCTGCGGGCCGACGGCCGCTTCCAGGTGGAGGAGGTGCGGGTACCGGGCGCGGCGGGCGATCCGGACGTCACGGTCGTGAGCGCCCGGCCCGCCGGCGCTGCCGGGCCGCTGCCCCTGCTGTACTACCTGCACGGCGGCGGCATGATTTCGGGCAACGCGCACTCCGTGCTTCCACGGCTGCTGCGCGAGTGGTCCGAGCCCCTGGGCCTGGCGGTCGTCTCCGTCGAGTACCGGCTGGCGCCCGGGACGCGCTACCCCGGTCCGCTGGAGGACTGTTACGCCGCACTGGTGTGGGCGGCCGAGCACGCGCCCGCGCTGGGCGTCGACCCGCGGCGCATCGTCGTCGGCGGAAAGAGCGCGGGCGGCGGGCTCGCCGCCGCGCTCGCCCTGCTCACCCGCGACCGGGGCGGCCCGGAGCCCCTCGCGCAACTCCTGCTGTGCCCGATGCTCGACGACCGGGGCGACACCGTCTCCAGCCGTCAGATGGCGGGCCGGGACACCTGGGACCGCACCTCCAACGCGACGGCCTGGCAGGCGCTGCTGGGCGACCGATACGGCGCCCCGGACCTGCCCGCCCACGCGGCCCCCGCCCGCGCCACCGATCTGGCCGGGCTGCCGCCCGCCTATCTCGACGTCGGTTCCGCCGAGACCTTCCGCGACGAGACCGTCGCCTACGCCCACGCCCTGTGGCGGTCCGGCGGACAGGCCGAACTCCATGTGTGGCCCGGCGCGTTCCACGGCTTCGACACCCTCGCGCCCCGGGCCCGGCTCAGCCGGGAGGCCCGCGAGACCCGGACCCGCTGGCTCCGGCGCGTCCTCGCCGACGGACGGCTCCCGTCCCGGGGGTCGCGCCGGATCTGGGCGGCCGGGAACGGCCGGTGA
- a CDS encoding helix-turn-helix domain-containing protein: protein MKNVPLAEVDHVDRAVLPIGTDYPPGHVLDWHEHRRAQFLYGATGVMVVDTAEGTWTVPPERAVLIPPTTRHRVRMLEVSTRSLYIEPRAVPWWPALCTVVDVPPLLRELLLAAADFEADYALSGREGAVAALLLYEIAERAPLPFHVALPASEDLAALCRAYLADPDAGVSNAVWAARTAMSERAFTRRFRAETGESPAVWRGRARLLAAVPLLRTASVSEVGARIGYASPAAFTAAFSRAFGMPPSRFTAPGPRRG from the coding sequence GTGAAGAACGTCCCGCTGGCCGAGGTCGACCACGTCGACCGGGCCGTCCTGCCGATCGGCACCGACTACCCGCCCGGCCACGTACTGGACTGGCACGAGCACCGGCGCGCGCAGTTCCTGTACGGCGCCACCGGGGTCATGGTGGTCGACACAGCCGAGGGCACCTGGACCGTACCGCCCGAGCGGGCCGTCCTGATCCCGCCCACCACCCGCCACCGGGTGCGCATGCTGGAGGTCAGCACCCGGAGCCTGTACATCGAGCCGAGGGCCGTCCCCTGGTGGCCCGCCCTCTGCACGGTCGTGGACGTTCCGCCGCTGCTGCGCGAACTGCTGCTCGCCGCAGCCGACTTCGAGGCCGACTACGCCCTGTCCGGCCGTGAGGGGGCCGTCGCGGCCCTGCTCCTGTACGAGATCGCCGAGCGCGCCCCGCTCCCGTTCCACGTGGCCCTCCCCGCCTCCGAGGACCTCGCCGCGCTGTGCCGCGCCTATCTGGCCGACCCGGACGCCGGGGTCAGCAACGCGGTGTGGGCCGCGCGGACGGCGATGAGCGAACGGGCCTTCACCCGCCGCTTCCGCGCCGAGACCGGGGAGAGTCCCGCCGTCTGGCGGGGCCGGGCCCGGCTGCTCGCGGCCGTTCCGCTGCTGCGGACCGCGTCGGTCAGCGAGGTCGGCGCCCGGATCGGCTATGCCTCTCCGGCGGCGTTCACCGCCGCGTTCAGCCGGGCGTTCGGGATGCCGCCGTCCCGCTTCACGGCCCCGGGGCCGCGACGCGGCTGA
- a CDS encoding SGNH/GDSL hydrolase family protein, with translation MSTRPRRRAAFLLSALLLAASTTAGTAAHAAPVRPGGYVALGDSYSSGLGARSYDSGSGECRRSARAYPALWADAHRDRTFAFTACSGATTKDVAEGQLAPLDGRTALVSVTAGANDAGFAEVMTTCVLSGDQGCARRIDTARKYIEGPLAKDLDRMYDAIRGHAPAARVVVLGYPHLFTVPGGCAGGLSDTKRAAVNAAVDAVDKVTAERAARHGFVFADVRNRFAGHGICGSAPWIRSITFPVDESYHPDATGQGKGYFPEFTATARP, from the coding sequence ATGAGCACCCGTCCGCGCCGCCGCGCCGCCTTCCTGCTGTCCGCCCTCCTCCTCGCCGCGAGTACCACGGCCGGGACCGCCGCACACGCGGCGCCCGTCCGGCCCGGCGGGTACGTCGCGCTGGGCGACTCCTACTCCTCCGGCCTCGGCGCCCGCTCCTACGACTCCGGCAGCGGGGAGTGCCGGCGCAGCGCCCGCGCGTACCCGGCGCTGTGGGCGGACGCCCACCGGGACCGTACGTTCGCCTTCACCGCCTGCTCGGGCGCGACCACCAAGGACGTGGCCGAAGGCCAGCTGGCGCCCCTCGACGGCCGGACGGCACTGGTCAGCGTCACCGCCGGGGCCAACGACGCCGGATTCGCCGAGGTGATGACGACCTGTGTGCTCAGCGGCGACCAGGGGTGCGCGCGGCGCATCGACACGGCACGCAAGTACATCGAGGGCCCGCTGGCGAAGGACCTGGACCGGATGTACGACGCGATCCGCGGGCACGCGCCCGCCGCCCGGGTGGTGGTGCTGGGCTACCCCCATCTGTTCACCGTGCCGGGCGGCTGCGCGGGGGGCCTGAGCGACACCAAGCGGGCAGCGGTCAACGCGGCCGTCGACGCCGTGGACAAGGTCACGGCCGAGCGCGCCGCGCGCCACGGGTTCGTGTTCGCGGACGTGCGGAACCGCTTCGCCGGCCACGGCATCTGCGGCTCCGCGCCGTGGATCCGCTCGATCACCTTCCCGGTGGACGAGTCCTACCACCCCGACGCCACCGGCCAGGGCAAGGGCTACTTCCCCGAGTTCACGGCGACCGCCCGCCCGTGA
- a CDS encoding low temperature requirement protein A, which yields MTDGGAAGAGTGDEVEEHRAGWFELFFDLVFVVTVSVLAHGLHGDPGPGEFGKFLVLFFPAWWAWANLTVTVNLFGSATPRVQAMLLAAMPALGLMAAASPAGLGDRAWAYALGAGWVRLMLFFIWFRHARRPGSPLPLWRPLLYCLLPAALWAVSAAVPGAGRFVVWGVAIVLEVVLLAVRAGLGTAPYDRMSVEHLVERIGLFVVIVLGESVFTVVVTLEAHFTAASGVAALFAFVAAAELALIFFTWGTGSAERGLSRAQSGRATRVMRDTVMYLPFVLVCGITVVAAAFGTAVAEPHHVLPAGARWALCGGVLAFYSANAAISTRYGDGVRNVLGWYVPCLVLTPGMLLPAALLLPAWGAVACTAALVLLLAKLSKWRLRGRVDLWP from the coding sequence ATGACGGACGGCGGCGCGGCGGGTGCGGGCACGGGCGACGAGGTGGAGGAGCACCGCGCGGGCTGGTTCGAGCTCTTCTTCGACCTGGTCTTCGTGGTCACGGTCAGCGTGCTCGCGCACGGGCTGCACGGGGACCCGGGGCCGGGCGAGTTCGGGAAGTTCCTCGTGCTGTTCTTCCCCGCCTGGTGGGCGTGGGCCAACCTGACGGTCACCGTCAACCTCTTCGGCTCGGCCACGCCCCGCGTCCAGGCCATGCTGCTCGCCGCGATGCCCGCGCTCGGGCTGATGGCGGCGGCCTCCCCGGCGGGCCTGGGGGACCGGGCCTGGGCGTACGCGCTCGGGGCGGGGTGGGTGCGGCTGATGCTCTTCTTCATCTGGTTCCGCCACGCCCGCCGCCCCGGCAGCCCGCTGCCGCTGTGGCGACCGCTCCTGTACTGCCTGCTGCCCGCGGCGCTCTGGGCGGTGTCGGCCGCGGTGCCGGGGGCCGGGCGGTTCGTGGTGTGGGGGGTGGCGATCGTGCTGGAGGTGGTGCTGCTGGCCGTCCGCGCCGGACTCGGCACCGCTCCCTACGACCGGATGTCGGTGGAGCACCTGGTCGAGCGGATCGGCCTGTTCGTGGTCATCGTGCTCGGTGAGAGCGTCTTCACGGTGGTCGTCACCCTGGAGGCGCACTTCACGGCCGCCTCCGGCGTGGCCGCGCTGTTCGCCTTCGTGGCCGCCGCCGAACTCGCCCTGATCTTCTTCACCTGGGGCACCGGCAGCGCCGAACGCGGTCTGAGCCGCGCCCAGAGCGGCCGGGCGACCCGGGTCATGCGGGACACCGTGATGTACCTGCCGTTCGTCCTCGTCTGCGGCATCACCGTCGTCGCGGCGGCCTTCGGCACCGCGGTCGCCGAGCCCCACCACGTCCTTCCGGCCGGGGCGCGCTGGGCGCTGTGCGGCGGTGTCCTCGCGTTCTACAGCGCGAACGCCGCCATCTCCACGCGCTACGGCGACGGCGTACGCAATGTGCTGGGCTGGTACGTCCCCTGTCTGGTCCTCACCCCCGGCATGCTGCTGCCCGCCGCTCTGCTGCTGCCCGCCTGGGGCGCGGTGGCCTGTACGGCAGCGCTGGTGCTCCTGCTGGCCAAGCTGTCGAAGTGGCGGCTGAGGGGGCGCGTCGACCTGTGGCCCTGA